The following coding sequences lie in one Oncorhynchus kisutch isolate 150728-3 linkage group LG3, Okis_V2, whole genome shotgun sequence genomic window:
- the LOC109871486 gene encoding forkhead box protein N4 has product MIESGIASRMSGVLENAGHHPSPQDYRLLTTDPSQLQEDLPGELQSLSWLTSVDVPRLQQMADGRGGGGGDFNGPSQGQGGSLLEQQTAQLNNMTMAGGPGAMIHLQSNMQHSPLGINVITPHSGNMSPFSMNGQPSPGYQCPASAYQPTAQQVFTLTQASQQCSPAGFYSNVSFNNQNLFTQPRLAPQNQDLQPKSLPKPIYSYSCLIAMALKNSKTGSLPVSEIYSFMKEHFPYFKTAPDGWKNSVRHNLSLNKCFEKVENKMSGSSRKGCLWALNPAKIDKMEEEMQKWKRKDLPAIRRSMANPDELDKLITDRPESCRRKPMDPGMTRLPSCPSGLTLPVPGQMQPQPVVTLSLQCLPMHHQLHAQLQANAQARLASVSPAQTPPLHTVPDLSHSPLATEHPSKQPHDFYSLHGDVNAEVDALDPSIMDFALQGNLWEEMKDDSFNLEALGTFSNSPLRLSDCDLGAMTGSLPPVSSGGSMPFSDLQATGLFTSYATLDALSSQYMGTPGNSKPITALL; this is encoded by the exons ATGATAGAAAGTGGAATTGCATCCAGGATGTCAGGAGTTCTAGAAAATGCAGGTCATCATCCCTCTCCACAAGATTACAG ACTTCTGACCACAGACCCCTCCCAGCTTCAAGAGGATCTCCCTGGGGAACTGCAGTCTCTGTCATGGCTCACATCTGTAGATGTTCCCCGGCTGCAGCAGATGGCCGATGGTCGCGGTGGTGGCGGAGGAGACTTCAATGGGCCTTCCCAGGGGCAGGGGGGCAGCCTGCTTGAGCagcagacag CTCAGCTGAACAACATGACCATGGCAGGGGGACCGGGAGCCATGATCCACCTACAGAGCAACATGCAGCACAGCCCCCTGGGAATTAACGTCATCACCCCCCACAGCGGAAAT ATGTCTCCATTCTCCATGAATGGGCAGCCCTCCCCAGGTTACCAATGCCCTGCCTCTGCCTACCAACCTACAGCCCAACAAGTTTTCACTCTGACCCAGGCTAGCCAGCAG tGTTCTCCTGCTGGGTTCTATAGCAATGTCTCCTTCAACAACCAAAACCTGTTCACACAGCCGCGCCTGGCTCCACAAAACCAGGACCTACAGCCCAAGTCTCTCCCCAAGCCCATCTACTCCTACAG CTGTTTGATTGCTATGGCTCTGAAGAACAGCAAGACGGGCAGTCTCCCTGTCAGCGAGATCTACAGCTTTATGAAGGAGCATTTCCCCTACTTTAAG ACAGCACCAGACGGATGGAAGAACTCAGTCCGACACAACCTGTCTCTAAACAAGTGCTTTGAGAAGGTGGAGAACAAGATGAGTGGCTCCTCGCGTAAGGGCTGCCTCTGGGCCCTGAACCCGGCCAAGATCGACAAGATGGAAGAGGAGATGCAGAAGTGGAAGCGCAAGGACCTGCCAGCCATCCGTCGTAGCATGGCCAACCCAG ATGAGTTGGACAAGCTGATCACGGACCGGCCAGAGAGCTGCAGACGAAAGCCCATGGACCCCGGGATGACCCGTCTCCCCAGCTGTCCGTCCGGTCTAACCCTGCCTGTCCCAGGCCAGATGCAGCCCCAGCCCGTGGTCACCCTGTCCCTGCAGTGCCTGCCCATGCACCACCAGCTTCATGCCCAGCTCCAGGCCAATGCCCAGGCCAGGCTGGCCTCGGTATCCCCCGCCCAGACACCGCCCCTCCACACCGTTCCTGACCTCTCCCACAGCCCTCTTGCCACCGAGCATCCCAGCAAGCAGCCTCATGACTTCTACAGTCTCCACGGTGACGTCAATGCAGAGGTGGACGCACTGGACCCCAGCATCATGGACTTCGCTCTACAAG GTAACCTGTGGGAGGAGATGAAAGATGACAGCTTTAACCTGGAAGCGTTGGGCACCTTCAGTAACTCTCCCCTGCGTTTGTCTGACTGTGACCTGGGCGCCATGACCGGcagcctccctcctgtctccagtGGAGGCAGCATGCCCTTCTCAGACCTGCAGGCGACGGGCCTGTTCACCTCATACGCCACCCTGGACGCCCTCTCCTCCCAGTACATGGGCACGCCAGGCAACAGCAAGCCCATCACCGCCCTGCTTTAA